One Natronococcus sp. CG52 DNA window includes the following coding sequences:
- a CDS encoding universal stress protein: MDRLLVVVDDSETHRQLLEKAGTIAAGVGCELVVLDIVDENEFTGSVQRQANRGGQGESFDEVTTKAAANAQELADEVLADEDIEYDVLGVVGKVPDDILTVAEKQGCDHIFVAGRKRSPTGKAVFGDTAQSVILNFDGPVTVLTDNS, from the coding sequence ATGGACCGACTGCTAGTCGTCGTCGATGATTCGGAGACACACCGACAACTCCTCGAGAAGGCCGGCACGATCGCCGCCGGCGTCGGGTGTGAGTTAGTCGTCCTCGATATCGTTGACGAGAACGAGTTCACGGGTTCAGTCCAACGACAGGCGAATCGTGGTGGACAGGGTGAATCCTTCGACGAGGTGACGACGAAAGCCGCGGCGAACGCCCAAGAACTCGCCGACGAAGTGCTCGCCGATGAAGACATTGAGTACGATGTTCTCGGTGTCGTCGGCAAGGTTCCGGACGACATTCTGACGGTCGCCGAGAAACAGGGCTGTGATCATATCTTCGTCGCCGGCCGCAAACGGTCTCCTACCGGGAAAGCCGTCTTCGGAGATACGGCTCAGTCCGTGATTCTGAACTTCGACGGACCAGTAACCGTACTAACGGACAACAGCTGA
- a CDS encoding MFS transporter, protein MNWRYRDTVLTLCTLAFFVTMVGRLAISPVVPEVTTTFDVSNAVVGAALSGMWLAYALTQFPSGVLADRYGERLVILASVGGTGLLSLSIVFAPHLAVFFAGTVLLGAAAGLHYSVATTLLSRIYDDFGTAVGVHNAGAPAAGLVTPVVVAWLAVAYGWRLAVSVTAIITVPILVLFFLRVRPTEPRRPNQPMRNQLEIRPLLGVMNRPPILFTGVLAIIADFTWQGIASFLPTFLIEHQGYSATVAGGLFAAYFVVQGVLQIGVGSFSDRYGRDLATGVCLGGGVVGLSLLVIGSGFVAVGGGIVLLGLSMGWGAAVIPRFMDYLSPEERNTGFGFIRTAYMVIASSGSIAVGLFADLFGWVVSFGVLIVLLGVALVLLIVNWAFRLDL, encoded by the coding sequence ATGAACTGGCGCTACCGGGATACCGTTCTCACCCTGTGTACTCTCGCGTTCTTCGTGACGATGGTCGGGCGACTCGCTATCAGTCCGGTCGTCCCTGAAGTAACTACCACGTTCGATGTCTCGAACGCGGTTGTCGGAGCCGCACTCTCTGGGATGTGGCTCGCGTACGCGTTAACACAGTTTCCGAGCGGCGTACTCGCCGACCGGTACGGCGAGCGCCTGGTAATTCTTGCGTCCGTGGGCGGAACCGGCCTCCTCAGCCTGAGCATCGTATTTGCGCCTCACCTCGCCGTCTTCTTCGCCGGGACCGTCCTTTTGGGTGCCGCAGCTGGGCTTCACTATAGCGTCGCAACAACACTGTTGAGCCGCATTTATGACGATTTCGGCACCGCGGTGGGCGTTCACAACGCAGGCGCTCCCGCGGCTGGGCTCGTTACACCAGTTGTCGTCGCCTGGCTCGCTGTCGCGTACGGCTGGCGCCTGGCCGTCAGCGTTACGGCAATCATCACCGTTCCTATTCTAGTCCTCTTCTTTCTCCGTGTTCGTCCAACGGAACCGCGACGACCGAACCAGCCAATGCGTAACCAACTCGAAATTCGGCCGTTGCTCGGCGTCATGAATCGACCTCCTATCCTCTTCACCGGTGTTCTTGCGATCATCGCCGACTTCACGTGGCAAGGAATCGCGTCATTCCTTCCAACATTCCTGATTGAACACCAAGGCTACTCCGCAACCGTCGCCGGCGGGTTGTTCGCGGCGTACTTCGTTGTTCAGGGGGTCCTGCAGATCGGCGTCGGGTCGTTCTCGGATCGGTACGGTCGCGACCTCGCGACCGGCGTCTGTCTCGGTGGCGGGGTTGTAGGGCTGTCGCTGCTCGTGATTGGATCAGGATTCGTCGCTGTCGGCGGGGGCATCGTCCTACTTGGGTTGAGTATGGGGTGGGGTGCGGCGGTAATTCCGCGGTTTATGGATTATCTCTCTCCTGAAGAGCGAAATACTGGGTTCGGATTTATCCGAACGGCATACATGGTCATCGCCTCAAGCGGTTCTATTGCCGTTGGATTGTTTGCGGACCTCTTCGGCTGGGTCGTTTCGTTCGGCGTTCTGATCGTTCTGCTTGGTGTCGCGCTCGTACTACTCATTGTGAATTGGGCGTTCCGACTTGATCTCTGA